A region from the Pseudonocardia petroleophila genome encodes:
- a CDS encoding (2Fe-2S)-binding protein, producing MERHDVTLTVNGRTSTVSVEPRKLLVDVLREDLGLVGTHIGCEHGVCGTCTVLRDGESIRSCTTFAVQVDGAELRTVEGLASGSELHPLQDEFWDKQGLQCGFCTPGMLMRACEIVEQKPDVTREEVREGIASNLCRCTGYQFITDAVCAAAARMKAGSTETTGAQA from the coding sequence ATGGAACGCCACGACGTCACGCTGACCGTGAACGGCCGGACGTCCACCGTGTCGGTGGAGCCCCGCAAGCTGCTCGTCGACGTGCTGCGCGAGGACCTCGGGCTCGTCGGCACCCACATCGGGTGCGAGCACGGCGTCTGCGGCACCTGCACCGTGCTCCGCGACGGCGAGAGCATCCGCTCCTGCACGACGTTCGCGGTGCAGGTGGACGGCGCGGAGCTGCGCACGGTGGAGGGCCTCGCCTCGGGATCCGAGCTGCATCCGCTGCAGGACGAGTTCTGGGACAAGCAGGGACTGCAGTGCGGCTTCTGCACGCCCGGGATGCTCATGCGGGCGTGCGAGATCGTCGAGCAGAAGCCGGACGTGACGCGCGAGGAGGTGCGCGAGGGCATCGCGAGCAACCTCTGCCGGTGCACCGGCTACCAGTTCATCACCGACGCCGTGTGCGCCGCCGCCGCGCGGATGAAGGCCGGCTCGACCGAGACGACCGGAGCACAGGCATGA